One window of Candidatus Nitrospira kreftii genomic DNA carries:
- a CDS encoding hypothetical protein (conserved protein of unknown function): MVTPGIYRHHKGHDYEVVGVAKHSETEEEFVVYRALYGDRGLWIRPVAMFTEIVEKGGVSVPRFSRVE, from the coding sequence ATGGTCACCCCCGGCATTTACCGACACCATAAAGGCCATGACTATGAGGTTGTGGGAGTCGCCAAGCATTCGGAAACAGAGGAGGAGTTTGTTGTGTACCGGGCGTTGTATGGCGATCGAGGGCTCTGGATAAGACCGGTTGCCATGTTTACTGAGATCGTCGAGAAGGGAGGCGTTTCCGTTCCCCGATTTTCGAGAGTAGAGTAG